Sequence from the Streptomyces sp. NBC_00358 genome:
TGGACGGCACGGTGGACGGCGCCGCCATCCCGCGCGACGGCAGCGACAAGCCCGCCCTCACCGGCACGGTCGACGCGTACAAGAAGCTGGCGTACCCGCTCGACGCCTACGCGGGCAAGAAGATCGACATCCGCTTCCGCTACCAGAGCGACGGCGGTGTGGCGCTGAAGGGCTTCGCGGCCGACGAGATCGGTGTCACCGCGGACGGTGCCGCGCTCTTCTCGGACAACGCCGAGACGGCCGACGCCGCTTGGACCGCGAGCGGCTTCTCCCGCATCGGCGCCTCGTTCACCAAGGACTACGCGCAGTACTACCTCGCGGAGAACCGCCAGTACGTCTCGTACGACAAGACCCTCAAGGTCGGCCCGTACAACTTCGGCTTCTCGACGACCCGTCCGGACTGGGTGGAGCACTACGCCTACCAGAACGGCCTGTTGATCTGGAAGTGGGACACCTCGCAGGCGGACAACAACACCAGCCAGCACCCGGGTGTCGGCCTCGCGCTTCCGGTCGACTCGCACCCGAAGGCCCTGTGGTGGGACAACGGCACGCTGATGCGCAACCGCATCCAGGCCTACGACTCCCCGTTCAGCCTGTACCGCACGGACGGTCTGACGCTGCACAGCGCGGACGTCGCCACGAAGATCCCGTCGTCGAAGGGGGTGTCGGTCTTCAACGACCACACCAGCGACTACTACGACAACCGGAACCCGACCGGCGGCGTCAAGATCACTGACACCAACACCAAGATCCAGATCGTCAAGGAGGCCAAGGACGGCTCGACGATCTCGCTCAAGGTCGGTCCCGCAGTGAAGTAGTCAGCATTTCCGCAGGTCAAAGGCGTATCGGCGGCAACCCTCTGGCGGGTTGCCGCCGATCGTGTTTAGGTGCGTCCTGTGCCCGGCTTATTGACACCGAATCGCACGGGGGTGTGACCGCATGGCCGCAGGAGGTTTCTGCAGATTGCCGAACGGCAGCGTCGTAGTGGCGCTGAACCTGCCCAGTCCGGCAGGTTCCGGCTACGGCTGCCTGCGGTTCCTGGTCGTCGCCCAGAACCGGGCCCGCGCCCTGACCAGGCTGCGGAACCTGGGCCTGCGCGCCGTCTATCTCCGGGGCAACGCGTCCCCGCCCACCCCCGACGAGATCACCGCGGTCCTGCACCATCCCGACGGGCTCATATGGCGCACGGCGCCCGACGCCGGCGTCCCCGGCAGCCGCGTCATCGGCAGCGGTGTCCCCGAGCTCCCCCAGGAGCTGTGGCACCCGGTCAGGACGCTGCGCAGACCTCCGGCACCGCAGCCGTGACTACACCACGGGCTTGCCCGTGAGCTCGACGCCGGCGGCGCGCAGCTCCTCCAGCGCGCGTTCCGTCGTCTCCTCCGCCACCTTGGCCGTCAGGTCGAGCAGGACGGTCGTGCGAAAGCCCTGCCGGGCGGCGTCCAGGGCGGTCGCCCGGACGCAGTGGTCGGTCGCGATGCCGACCACGTCCACCTCGCCGATCCCGCGGGCCCGCAGCCAGTCGCCCAGCGGCACACCGTTCTCGTCGGCGCCCTCGAAGCCGCTGTAGGCCGCCGCGTAGGCGCCCTTGTCGAAGACGGCGTCGATGGCGCCGGAGGCGACGGCCGGCGCGAAGTTCGGGTGGAAGCCCACCCCCTCCGTGCCGGCCACGCAGTGCGCGGGCCAGGAGTGCACGTAGTCGGGGTTGTCGGCGAAGTGACCCCCGGGAGCGATGTGCAGGT
This genomic interval carries:
- a CDS encoding isochorismatase family protein, with amino-acid sequence MRRALIVVDVQNDFCEGGSLAVAGGADVAAAVTELIGQAPAGYRHVVATRDLHIAPGGHFADNPDYVHSWPAHCVAGTEGVGFHPNFAPAVASGAIDAVFDKGAYAAAYSGFEGADENGVPLGDWLRARGIGEVDVVGIATDHCVRATALDAARQGFRTTVLLDLTAKVAEETTERALEELRAAGVELTGKPVV